In Carassius gibelio isolate Cgi1373 ecotype wild population from Czech Republic chromosome B20, carGib1.2-hapl.c, whole genome shotgun sequence, the following are encoded in one genomic region:
- the LOC127984496 gene encoding creatine kinase B-type-like, giving the protein MPFGNTHNQLKMNYTAEQEYPDLSQHNNHMAKVLTLEMYESLRDKQTPSGFTVDDVIQTGVDNPGHPFIMTVGCVAGDEETYEVFKDLLDPIIEDRHGGYKPTDKHKTDLNPDNLQGGDDLDPNYVLSSRVRTGRSIRGFCLPPHCSRGERRAIEGLSVEALGALDGDLKGKYYALKDMTEEEQQQLIDDHFLFDKPVSPLLLASGMARDWPDARGIWHNDNKTFLVWVNEEDHLRVISMQKGGNMKEVFNRFCTGLTKIEELFKEKGHEFMWNEHLGYVLTCPSNLGTGLRGGVHVKLPNLSKHEKFGEVLKRLRLQKRGTGGVDTAAVGGVFDISNADRLGFSEVELVQMVVDGVKLLVEMEKRLEAGQSIDDLMPEQK; this is encoded by the exons ATGCCTTTCGGTAACACTCACAATCAGCTGAAGATGAACTACACCGCAGAGCAGGAGTATCCCGACCTCAGCCAGCACAACAACCACATGGCGAAGGTGCTGACGCTCGAGATGTACGAAAGCCTTCGGGACAAACAGACCCCCAGCGGATTTACCGTGGATGACGTCATTCAAACCGGGGTGGACAACCCAG GTCATCCTTTCATCATGACTGTGGGCTGTGTTGCTGGGGATGAGGAGACGTATGAAGTGTTCAAAGATCTCCTGGACCCCATCATTGAGGACCGCCACGGGGGATACAAACCCACAGACAAACACAAGACTGATCTGAACCCAGACAACCTCCAG GGTGGAGATGACCTTGACCCCAACTACGTCCTGAGCTCCAGAGTGCGAACTGGCAGGAGCATCCGTGGCTTCTGCCTCCCTCCTCACTGCAGCCGTGGGGAGAGACGGGCCATCGAGGGTCTGTCCGTTGAGG CTCTGGGAGCCCTTGATGGCGATCTTAAAGGAAAGTACTATGCCCTCAAGGACATGAcagaggaggagcagcagcagctGATTGATGACCACTTCCTGTTTGATAAGCCGGTGTCCCCACTGCTGCTGGCCTCTGGGATGGCCCGTGACTGGCCCGATGCCAGAGGGATCTG GCACAATGACAACAAGACATTCCTGGTCTGGGTGAATGAGGAAGACCACCTTCGTGTTATTTCCATGCAGAAAGGTGGCAACATGAAGGAAGTCTTTAATCGCTTCTGCACAGGCCTCACGAAG ATCGAGGAGCTGTTCAAAGAGAAGGGCCATGAGTTCATGTGGAACGAGCACTTGGGCTACGTCCTAACCTGCCCCTCCAACCTGGGCACAGGGTTGCGTGGCGGCGTTCATGTCAAACTTCCTAACCTCAGCAAGCATGAGAAGTTTGGTGAGGTCCTCAAGCGACTGAGGCTCCAAAAGCGTGGAACAG GTGGAGTTGACACTGCTGCAGTAGGCGGTGTCTTTGACATCTCCAACGCAGACCGTCTGGGCTTCTCTGAGGTTGAGCTGGTTCAGATGGTAGTGGATGGAGTTAAGCTGCTTGTAGAGATGGAGAAACGCTTGGAGGCAGGCCAGTCGATTGATGACCTTATGCCTGAGCAGAAGTGA